The following coding sequences lie in one Arachis hypogaea cultivar Tifrunner chromosome 9, arahy.Tifrunner.gnm2.J5K5, whole genome shotgun sequence genomic window:
- the LOC112709983 gene encoding uncharacterized protein: MARFCDMPKDWMDLPRYSEEYINGVISFLEFAYSEGEPDRQQIQCPCKRCCNIEWYRRDVVFDHLVADGFVKGYRTWINHGEWTIPMVVDDDTDDEGARDDIEGLLNDAFGDHAEGVTVGPNEEAKKFYNLIDGASQELYPGCKKFSTLSFTIRLYLLKCLHGWSNASFTSLLELLKEAMPEINIPPSFHKTKAMIRDLGLDYKKIDACPNDCLLYRKELKDETQCRVCGTSRYTENSSDNSENQPHKKGRPIPAKTLRYFPIIPRLQRLFMCSKTAASLRWHDEERVKDGTLKHPADGLAWKNFDEMNEDFAKESRNIRLGLSSDGFNPFRSMNISWSTWPVMLMVYNLPPWMCMKPEYCMLSLLIPGPQSPGKDIDVYLQPLIEDLK; encoded by the coding sequence GTTTTGTGATATGCCAAAGGATTGGATGGATCTACCGAGGTATAGCGAAGAGTATATCAATGGTGTTATTAGTTTCTTAGAATTTGCATACTCTGAGGGAGAACCGGATAGACAACAAATTCAATGTCCTTGTAAGAGGTGTTGTAACATTGAGTGGTATAGAAGAGATGTGGTATTTGACCATTTAGTAGCCGACGGGTTTGTTAAGGGATATAGAACATGGATTAATCACGGGGAATGGACAATCCCAATGGTGGTTGATGATGACACGGATGATGAAGGTGCACGTGATGACATCGAAGGACTGCTTAATGATGCATTTGGAGATCATGCTGAGGGTGTTACTGTAGGTCCAAATGAAGAGGCTAAaaagttttataatttaatagATGGGGCAAGTCAAGAGTTATACCCGGGCTGCAAGAAATTTTCTACATTATCTTTTACCATCCGCCTGTACTTGTTAAAGTGTTTGCACGGTTGGAGCAATGCCTCCTTCACTTCCCTTCTAGAGCTATTGAAAGAGGCAATGCCTGAAATTAACATACCTCCATCTTTCCATAAGACGAAGGCTATGATAAGAGATTTAGGTCTGGATTATAAAAAAATCGATGCTTGTCCTAATGATTGCCTCCTGTATAGGAAAGAACTAAAGGATGAAACACAATGTCGTGTGTGTGGAACATCTCGATATACTGAAAATTCTAGTGATAATAGCGAGAACCAACCTCACAAGAAAGGTCGTCCTATTCCTGCAAAGACGCTGAGATACTTTCCTATAATTCCAAGACTTCAGAGATTATTTATGTGCTCAAAAACGGCAGCTAGTCTGAGGTGGCATGATGAGGAGCGCGTTAAAGATGGGACGTTAAAGCATCCTGCTGATGGCCTGGCATGGAAGAACTTTGATGAAATGAATGAAGATTTTGCAAAAGAATCACGCAATATTAGACTAGGCTTGTCAAGTGATGGGTTCAACCCATTTCGTAGCATGAATATTTCATGGAGCACGTGGCCCGTAATGTTGATGGTATACAACTTGCCCCCGTGGATGTGCATGAAACCTGAATATTGTATGCTTTCTTTGCTTATTCCTGGGCCACAATCACCTGGCAAAGATATTGACGTGTATCTACAACCATTGATAGAAGACTTGAAGTAG
- the LOC140172959 gene encoding uncharacterized protein translates to MGPINFGRVRMALRATKETNEEPKRFEMFLATRTSRKRKEIDQETQDAIDEFQNRQAAGETDEEAFESLFGKEQPGRVRCYGRSVTRSDLKKHAEISELKQQHQEEVTSLKAELGDMKAKQQHQEADLHGLRNMIKLLVQRSEPGMRPEEIEALLRDAQHSPIDANSAHGSTHIPNINMMRVKIEMLIMMV, encoded by the exons ATGGGGCCAATCAATTTCGGAAGAGTACGAATGGCTCTG CGCGCGACAAAGGAAACAAATGAGGAACCAAAAAGGTTTGAAATGTTCCTTGCTACTCGAACAAGTCGGAAAAGGAAGGAAATTGATCAGGAAACACAAGATGCAATT GATGAATTCCAAAACCGCCAAGCTGCTGGTGAAACAGATGAGGAAGCTTTTGAGTCTTTATTTGGAAAAGAACAACCAGGTCGGGTTAGGTGCTATGGAAGATCTGTTACACGAAGTGACTTAAAAAAGCATGCAGAAATTTCTGAACTCAAGCAACAACACCAAGAGGAAGTCACATCTTTGAAGGCTGAACTTGGAGACATGAAAGCCAAACAGCAGCACCAAGAGGCTGACCTTCATGGATTGCGAAACATGATTAAGTTACTAGTTCAGCGATCTGAACCTGGAATGAGGCCGGAAGAAATTGAAGCTTTGTTACGAGATGCCCAACACTCTCCAATTGATGCAAATAGCGCTCATGGATCAACACATATTCCAAACATAAATATG ATGCGAGTGAAGATTGAGATGCTGATCATGATGGTTTAG